A window from Neoarius graeffei isolate fNeoGra1 chromosome 14, fNeoGra1.pri, whole genome shotgun sequence encodes these proteins:
- the adoa gene encoding 2-aminoethanethiol (cysteamine) dioxygenase a, with amino-acid sequence MPRDSGKPSLIQKIATQAQVTFKNCDDGKDLLANLADLRALLSDIRAADLNIAPPKKEKKGSGSGRRRAPVTYMHICESRAFSMGVFALRTGVSIPLHDHPGMNGMLKVLYGKVRIRCFDKIDGRPEPDPESGVMPGAGSDAVREDAVSLAALRSSGEFTQQSAPCVLSPCRDNLHQIDALDGPAAFLDILAPPYDPDDGRDCHYYQVLRTANKNGDDTKGEETVWLLEIPQPEEFWCGSETYPGPKVTL; translated from the coding sequence ATGCCTCGGGACAGCGGTAAGCCTTCACTCATCCAGAAAATCGCCACCCAGGCGCAGGTGACGTTTAAAAACTGCGACGACGGAAAGGATTTGTTGGCGAACCTGGCGGACCTGCGCGCGCTGCTGAGCGACATCCGGGCGGCGGACCTGAACATCGCGCCGCCCAAGAAGGAGAAGAAGGGCTCGGGCTCGGGGCGCCGCAGAGCTCCGGTCACCTACATGCACATCTGCGAGAGCCGCGCGTTCAGCATGGGCGTGTTCGCGCTGCGCACTGGAGTCTCCATCCCTCTGCATGACCACCCGGGAATGAACGGCATGCTCAAGGTGCTCTACGGCAAGGTCCGAATCCGCTGCTTCGACAAGATAGACGGGCGTCCTGAGCCGGACCCTGAGTCCGGTGTGATGCCCGGAGCCGGAAGTGACGCGGTGCGGGAGGACGCGGTGTCCCTGGCGGCTCTGCGCTCCAGCGGGGAGTTCACCCAGCAGAGCGCACCGTGTGTTCTGAGCCCCTGCAGGGACAACCTGCACCAGATCGACGCTCTGGACGGACCCGCCGCCTTCCTGGACATCCTGGCACCGCCCTATGACCCGGATGACGGCAGGGACTGCCATTATTACCAGGTGTTACGCACAGCCAACAAGAACGGGGACGATACCAAGGGTGAAGAAACCGTCTGGCTTTTAGAGATCCCCCAACCTGAGGAGTTCTGGTGTGGGAGCGAGACTTACCCCGGTCCGAAAGTTACCCTGTAG